Genomic window (Phragmites australis chromosome 5, lpPhrAust1.1, whole genome shotgun sequence):
CGGGGAAGCCGCCGCGATGCATGCGCCATCCGGACATGGGCCCAACCGAGTGTGGAATGGCGCGCGAGGACCGCCGCCGGGGGGCGCCGACCCGGCCTCGGAAGCCTGCGACGGGGAGGAGGCAGCTGGATCACCACGACGCAGCAGAGAACCACCGCCACCATCGCCACAGCCAGCCGGGGCGGGGGGCGGTGACGGAGGGGGAGCCGCCATGGACGCCGGGGAGACGAACGAAGCCATGATCTCAACGGGATACGATAAGGCCCTAAGCACATGCGGATCACCCCCGTGAGATAGGGACGGTTCTCCGACAAGCAGCTCCATGACCGGAGGAAGGAGCTCAGGCCTCGTGCACCAGGCCCGCAGGCGGAAGACGTCCCGCCGATTGAAAGTGTCAGGATGGATTTCGCGAACCAAGCAGAACTCGTCGAGGAGCTGAACAGCCGTGGACAGCTCCCAGGTGTGCGCCGGGATGCCACAGATCGCGACATCCACCTCGCCGGCGCAAACCAGACCATTGGAGCGGTAGAAACGGGACCAGCGCATGAAATGGAGCCTGAGGGAGGGCGAGATGAAAGGTTGTCCGCCGTTGTAGACGCGATCAGCAGAGGCCACATCCGGGAGGATGACGAGGAAACTTGCAGGCGAGTCCCGCCGCACGATCAACTCCTCCTCCGATAGGTTAAACCTTGAGGCGATCCGCGTCTTGAGGAGCTCAACGGAGAGGCCGGAGCACTCACCCACGACAGTGGCAACAAGGGCACGGCGAAGATCATCCTCTTTGCCATCCAGACCAGGCGAACGAACGATGACGCGTTGAGGTATCCTCCCCGAAGCATCCGCCTCCGCCCGGCCCACAACGTCACCAGAGGACACCGGGGGCGGGGAAGCAGCCTCGTCCACAGCACTGGAAGAACGAGCCGGGGAAGGGGGGCGCTCGCCACGACCACCAGAACGCCGCCGACGAGACCGACGACGCTTCCTGCGGCCACGATCTCCGACCACGCCTACGCAGACACCCAGCACCGGCCTGGCAGCCACACCAACGGCCGGCGCGGGGGAAGGCTGCACGCCAGCTGGCGGGGGCACGACGCGGCGCCACACCATCTTCGTCGCCGACCGGGTGGGAGCAGGACGCGCCGCAGCAACCGACCAGCACACTTCACTAAATAGTAGTGTAGCATGGTGGTGGATAGCGTATTGTCTGTTTACAACTTTACATGGAGTAGTTTTTATGATCCTTTTTATCCTGataaaattagaatttttttatttcatatgaaaaaggTGCCACAATTAAATTGCACTGTCTGATTATTTGCTGTAGATACTTTTTTATTGTGATAAGATTAAGTAGTTTACTGTCTGATATGGAAAAGTTCTACACTCGAAATGCTTAATGAAGAGATCTCTCCTGGTGTGTAGTGGTGGAGGCATCACCTCTACCTTAATTTCGAGTGTTGGGGAATAAGTCGTCTCCCCTTACACCTGAAAAAAGATTTTATGAACCAGAAGGATTCCCTGATGTTTCCTAATCGCATGGCAGAGCATATTAATCATGCCTTTCTAGTTCTGTTAATGCATTTATGAGTCACCCCCCTTTATTCCATAATTTATCCATTCCCCTTAATTTGTTTCATGTTCAGAGGCAAAAATAACTTAATATTATGTTGTATGTTAACTGTTAAAAAAGATAAACTTTACATAATATGATGCCATTTCAAAAACAGGGAaggcataaaaaaaatattgctgGTCCTGATCCCTGTTATATATGTATAATGCTTAAAATAGTAATTGGTTTTCCTTACATTGCTGTTAACACATGTTTGTATTATGGCTAATCACCCATTTCAATGTCCTATAGGGTTATTTGACATGACCATTACCTCTGAGGATGCTGGTAAAGAGATTGTCAAGTGCATGAACATGGCTAAAGATGGGATACATGCGGTTCTGATGGTTTTTTCTGCCACTTCTCGGTTTTCTCGAGAAGATTCCAGTACGATTGAGACTATTAAGGTCTTTTTTGGGGAAAAGATTGTTGACCACATGATATTAGTTTTTACTTATGGAGATCTAGTTGGTGAATCTAAATTGAAGAACATGATAAATAATGCCCCGGAGTATTTGCAGGTTATCCTTTCTCTAATTCtatgcaatgttaaaagaactCTGTTATATCACTTAATCATATGACCTCATGTGCAAGTACTTATGTTTGTATGTTCCATTTACAGAAAGTTGTTGAGCTATGCAAAAACAGAGTTGTGCTCTTCGATAACATGACCAAGGACCAACGAATCCAAGCGAAGCAACTTGAAAAATTGCTTGATGTAGTGGACTCTGTTAGTGCAAATAATGGAGGAAAACCATTTTCAGATCAAATGTTCACTCGCATTAAGGTAAATGATACTTTTGTTGTTCTTCATGTGGAGTTTTAGTTCTTATCTGTATCTCTTATTTTATGTAGGAGGTGCATGATAGAGAAAAGGAGGTGCATGGTATGGGATACTCAGAAGAGCAGATATCTGAGTTGAAGAAGGAGATTCACAGAACTCGGGATGAGCAACTTGCTCACATTACCAGCATGGTGAGAGTTATCATATTCAAAAACTTTGGCTCGgatatttccaaaaaaaaaaaaacaatttccaGAAACTACATCCTTTGCAACACGTTTTTAACTACGTCCTGCTCTAGCGATGCTACCTTGATTAATAGCACTCGGAATTAAGTTGTGTATGCCTACAACACAAGTTAAATGTGCCTGCAACAGACATGAATTCCTAGAACCTCAAGACCTTCAAGACCAATTGATAAAACATGTCTTTATTGCATTTTTACATCAATTGTTGGATATTCTTCGATATATCGATgctattttgataaataatcATGAAATTTGATTTGGTCAAAAACAAAAACTCATTCTGAATCTATAAGACTTgttatcttgattttttttatggatgTAGTAGAGAATATTCTCCAGACATCTAGTAGTACAGTCACTTTGATTTAGCGTGGCAAAGGGTGACTAGTGCTCTGTTTATAGAACTCGTGACAATCGGACGTTGTCAATATTGTTTTTACAATTTAGACTTGTCTAGAAGTTGCATTGACTTGGACATATTCATAGGTGGAGGAAAAGCTGAACTGCACTGTGGAGAAGCTGCAAAAGCAACTTATGGAAGAACAAAATGCAAGGCTAGAAGCGGAGAAGGTGGCGCATGAAGCCATGAGGAAATCGGAAGAAGAGATCCGCAAGCTCAAGGAGAGCCTTAAGAAGGCTCAAATGGAGAACGAGGAGTTCCGGAGGATGGCTCAGAGCAACAAGTGTGCTATTCTATAATtcgtcaaaaagaaaaaaaaaagtgtgctaTATAGCATCTTTGATAGAGGGCATTGGTAGTAATATTAAGTGAAATCTTTAATTCACAGATAAACTTTTGCCACCTTGACGTCTCGTATCTGTACATTATTTAGTAATACTAATATGTGGTGAAATTACAGTATTATGTGCGGTTCATCCTTGCGAGTAGTAATATGTTCTCTTGTTGCTATGCTTGTTTGCTGTGTTGTGTTCTGAGAGGCTGCTGCCTGCGCTGTGTACTGAATCTCATATTCTTTGTAGCGATTGCGTTCGGCACGATTGCGTTCATGCCTGCGCTGTATAGCATGGATGGCTTAATCATGTCAGGCTGCTAATTAAGTTGTTGCTTAACTAATTGTTATACTTGCAATACTATTGGTACGCGATTATGCGCactttgcatttttttcttataaatGAGAGATCACTGAACCTATTACCCTTGATCGTTTCGGCATAGAATGCAGTGCACGTTCACAGCACAGCAAATATATGTAGccacaaaattttaaatatatatatttttaaatgcaAATATATACCCGTTTTGAAATATTGTAAATTTGCTCCTGTCGGTATGTCACTTTTCCAACAGGTGACAGGAGtctaaatttgtaatatttcaaaatagatacatatatttgcaattttttattaagAAAACTCGCGTAGCCACTAGCCAGGCACGAAGACTCATGGGCCCTAAGGTAGATAGAATCTTGGGCCAGGCTTGTTTGACGACTCGGATTTGCGCTCAAGCTGCTTTGATCCTTTGAGAAAAAAAGGTTGGCTTGAGATTCGTGCAGGGACATGTATGCGTTGCGATAATTATTAGAAGATTCATGCGTGCAAGTGTTGGTCTGAATTTGTAGATTTTGCGTCAGTCTTGACTCTTGAGAGCCCGTTCTGATCGTGGACTCCAGCTAATAAGCTGACAACATGTACCTCGTCGTAACATGAACCACGCAATTAAGGATCCGTTTGGTTACCCGTATGATTTAGCCTGATTCGTATACAGTGAGTTATGTTGAATTTAGTTAGATTGGGAAGATATAATATGGTATATTTGGTTGGTTGCATGTGCTCAGTTTGGTTGAGAATAAATTATGTTTAATTATCCGTATGAAGATATGTTATATTAAAAAgtaacttactttttcaccaaataatctagggttgaaaatatttttataaattaatacatcacatgataaattttttctgattttttaaatttatttgaggcatcaaaaattgctagaagttagaAAAGTATgtttctttggagaattttaattacaTATTGGCTTAGactttttggatcaaatcaattaaaatgggttgttagTGAGTTCTAGTTTACTTataaaaacgtttagaatttttagaccactCTTATACccttaaataaaatcaaaagttaaataaaaaatatacatacacGAGGCTACACTGAATGAGCTAGGCCCGCGAGAAACGCGATAGAAATCCGTTTCCCACGAGCTTGGCTGGCATAGCATTTTTGCACGCACGGGCCTAGCCCAAGCACTCAACCGGGCAACCGAACACGCGCACTTGCATCGGCTTGTCTTGGCCGAGCGCTCAACTAGCCAACCAAACGGACCCTAAAACTACTTCCTCGAATGAACGAGTGACCACCCGGCATTATAATGTTTCAAAAATACCCCATTTTTAGTACGTGTTCTTCTATCACCATCAGCTTAGTAATTGTTGGGAACTACTGTTGCTGAACAAAGTCAGAGAGATTCGAAGGCTACAGGGGAAGGTACATAAAGTGAGGAAGTCTTTGTTGGAATTAATATCACATGTCATGTCAGTTACAGTTATGTCCTATTTATAGGTCAAAATCAACCATTCAATATTATAGTTTACGAGATTACTCTTTTAACTGCTACATTCCCGACATATTCATGTGTAATACGATACTATTCTAAGTACATCCGGATTATTTGCAATCTTGCTCTTCATGATCTTCGGTCGCTAGCAACGGTCCTTCCTTTGCTTAGACCAAGGTCTTTTCTCAGCAGCACCTTCGGTGTCCTTTCGGTTGACTCCCTCGCGATGTCAAGCAAAGCCCTTCGGTCGATTTTCAAATGCCTAACGAAGGCTTCACCCGTCCCAGCTATTAGAACCGCCTCTGCAGGGACGAGTGTCCGAAGGGTACCTTCAGCTTGCCGAAGGGTTCCTGCAACATGACAGATCCATAAAATTGTAAGCTTTGTTAGTTTGTGGTGGCTATAGGGGTCTTCAACTCAAAGTCCGAAGGAGTCCTGTGAGATCATTCTCCAACAATAGCCCTCCATGAGCAAAGTTCCTCCTTGATGGGCCAAACCCGTGAATTAGATGATATCACCGAACGTAGTCCCATTTGGTCCGTCGAAGGCCTCACGCTATATGATTTACCTTCGGTGAATTAGGCCCCCTTTGCTTACCCAAAGGGTCTAACCTTTCTAAAAGTGATGGTATCTGGCGAGATGGTTCGATTTTTCAAACATCGGTTACTACTCGTTTGTCTTAACTGCCATTAATGTGATGGTTCGATTCCCAATGCACTTCTTTTTGGCTGTTTTCGAGTTGGCATTCTGAAcgctatatatatgtgttacCCTGCGGTTCATTTCTTTTTTACCGCAAACACATTGCTTTCACGCCGACGCAATCTGCCTCCATCGCTCTACCCGAAGCCACTCGACAACCTTCGCACTTTTAACCAAAGCTGAGGCATCCTGATTCAATGGCCCCAAAAAGCAAGACTGTGAAACCAAAGAACTACTGGATCGGGCGGTCAAAGGTTGACGAAGGGGTCCTGGTCGGCCTAAAGAAAGAAGGCATGATAAGTGATATTTCGAAGGTCAGGCTACCGAAGGACCAGGAGATCTCGAGGTTGAAAGATGATGAAACCATTACTTTTGTAGACTACTTCTGAGTTGGACTTCGCCTACCCTGTGATGACATGGTAGCGAAGGTCTTTAAGATGTTCGAGATCTTTCTCCAGCAGCTGACACCGAATACTATCGTTCGGCTTAGTCTTTTCGCCTTGGTGGTAAGATCAGAAGGAGTGAAGGCCTCATCCAGAGCCTTCGTCGCCGCTCACCATATCCACCACCAGCCAAAGACAGTTTTCATGGACAACATGCAAAGCAAAGCCCACTATGGCTGTGTGAACTTTTCTTATCGAGCAGGCTTGGCTACACCTATCGTGGCCTACAAAAACAAATGGGTGAAGGACTGGacacagtggtggttctactatAAGGTAGATAAAAGAGAGTACCGTGTGTCTAAATGCCAAGATTACAAAGGTAATTGCGCCCCAGATGTGTTGTTGAAGGATGCCCAATGGGTGGCCTTTGAAGCCTTTACAAGGTGTGCGAAGCACCTAAGCACTTGTGACCTCATCGAAGAGTTCATCGCTGCAGGGGTTTGGCCATTGAGCGATGGGTGGACCATTCCATCCTTTGGGCTGAAGGGGTCAGAGGGGATTTGTTGCCCCCAGCTTGATTTTGATGGAAACTCTGGTATGCCTTTTGGTCTCAACTTCTATTAGTcttcaattttttaattaatttataaaaaaattgaactttTGATGCAACTGTGACAGTTAGCGAGATTGAAGCTAGAGCTCGGCTCCTCCTCAAAAAGTTCACACTAGCCAAAGGCCAAGCCTGTGTTGAACAGGCCCTCGATCACCAGCTAAACCGGATATTTGAGATATGGGGCTCGCCTATGAAGATAGGCCAAAGTTGTCTAGGTCCTCAGCGGGCTATGCCAAAGAGGTCACCCTTCAAACACTGGCACCAGTGTGACCTCCACTGCCTGAGGccagaagaagagaaaaggtgGAAACCCTCCGGCTCAAGGAGCCATGAAAAATAAGACCATTGCCATGGAGGAAAAGCTTTGATAACTGGCCTTTGTCAATTTGGGGGGTGATGAGGACCCCCGGGGACCCAAAGCCGTTCAAGCGGTGCCCTTTCGATAGGCGCCTCCAACGGACACATCAGATGTGCCCGTCCTGTCACCAAAATGCACTATGACTTTTGCGTGAATTTACTTTGCCCCCCTCCTAATTGACACCGATGACAACGATGAGGATCCGCTAGACTCACAACGTATTTACGAAATAGTgatggaggagagggagaccgCGTTTTGGCATGGAGAGAGGGTCGAAGAGGCAGAAGATGCTAAAGAAACTGAAGGTGAGTCAGAcagctcatcctcctccagCTCAAACTCTGGCTCCTATAAAAGTCACGGGGCTATGGAGACCAAAGAGGTGGGGGGAATACTTCACCGTTGTCGCGTGGGCACCTCACGCAATGCTAGAGTCATTGAGGACCTGGGAGTCTATTGGCAAAACCCTTCAAGAACTGGGTGCTTCAGCCTCAACTCTAGCCTTCGACCACGACGACCTCGGTGGCCTTCTTAGGTGGATCACGTAATCGTCTGAAGGCCTTCGGCAAGTAGCCCACTTGTATGGCGATTTCTGCATCATGATCTCTAGCCGAAGCCTTATATAATCTTTAGAGATGACAGGCTGTGACCGCCACAAGGTGCTCCAGAGCCCTTTGTTCCACTACCCACCGGACATGTCGACCGGGGCGATGTCGAAGGCATCGAAAGCCACGGCCAAAGCTTTCACCAGCAACTTCTGGTGACAATACATGCGTGACCTCACCCTTCAAGAGGTGGAGAACAACTGTCGAATGGTAAGTACCTTTTCTGTTCATGATGCATTAGCATTATTTTATTATTCTCACTTATTTCTGTCTGATTTTTGTTGTAGGTTGCCACGAAGGCCAGGGATGCTTCGGCCATTGCAAGAACCTCTGCACCACAAACTTTGCCGCATGCCCCTTTGCAACAAGCTACGAAGCACTAATGTGTCCGAGTGTTCGGAGCAGGTGTGAGCAAGGGGCGACACTGTACCATCTTTTGTGATCAAAACATTTGACATTTTTTGAGAACTTTGTAATACATTTTTGCTTCATTTATTgttaaatattttgacaatcctCGCTTCCTGCGCGGGTCCTTCCCTCAAATTCTACGCATGTAGTCAAAGGTATTGTCCCTATAACTATGATGCAGGACAACTTTTTCATGTCATGGACTTGCTGGGATACATTCCATCGCCACCACTATGacataaaatttgataaatattgGTGAGCGAAGGCTAGggttgaagggatcggtgacgtcctaagaagggggtgaattaggacacttagaactattttggctccaaaaaaacaacacaagataaacctatattaatttctatataaatgtgttctaggtttacctagtgtgtctactctaccgatcaaagtacTTGCAACCTatataagaaggtaaattgcaagaatttaatgcggaaacgtaaataaggtagaaagagcaaacttggcacaagagattttttctgtggtattgatggcatgaatgctacccctagtccacgttggagctccacaaatgatattctctcggtcggcacccggtcaaggctcttgagataccaagtcacaaagacaaggcctccacccggatgagccaccaagccatcaaggcaaggtctcaccactagcctctcttccggttccttactgctgtgatcacttcggagcttgagccaccaaggcaaaggtcttcgcgtccccgcacaattgccttgccgctgctccacaccaatttagagggtcaacaagcttgccggtgagtcataaacactccaaggtgctggtgtaccacttggtacacggttggatcactccttgatccactctctaggcagcaatcacctagcaatactctctctaagcctataagcactaatcactctttaatgGTGTACTTAAGCGCCTTGAATGATCATGTCGAAAATTAGTTCTCgataatatgtccgtaaattgactgggtaccttcgagtgtaaggattaatcacgagacaagacacacaatgtatacaggttcgagcctccgattggagtaataccctacgtcctgtgggggtgttgctatTGTATATtaatgatctcgagtacaagcaatgtggctaagactattacaaggggtagatcggatctaatctaacctagggctaaattTGCCGAGTAGCTCCTCTgttggggtcttgatgcttgtctctctccttcctcctttttcttctccaccTTAGTCTTTTcgtcttatataggggtgaggtaccgactcctatccagttgtagtcgatagggagttgtcttccttgacgtccaagtagatagatctgttttgaatactaATCGTTCCGAGTTGTGTAACCAACctaaaccttcctagtatgtacttccttgattccaggtgtatcaggtaccgctgattcggttccgtgatatctggaaCTGCCTAATACGtattgtacataccctgtctgtgtatgatatactccttatacgcatataccccatagttagatattcgacagtagccccctaactctacctAGGAGAAGGAGTTTCTATAAGCGCCCACTCGAGTGccaccaagtttaagcttggtcgagtaaagtggatcagacTCATAGTCaaaagaattgagtatggacggatccttcctcgagtatcgagtggaagctcagtcgggttGAGCGCCCTgcggctaaccgcactcgagacttggagaaaaagattaaagaactcaactgatcgacacccgactccgagtagagttgaAAAACCTTTCGAAATTTGAAACGATGGGTATATGCGTATTTAATGCGGGCAGAAGGGTGTGCAGAGATTCACACGTCGTCATCATTCCTCTTTTCGCGCCGGTCTAAGCGTTGTAAAGGTGGGAGTGGTCGAAAAGACGGTAAATTTTTGGTTATTTACCCATATGACCTGGACTTGTAGTGGCCATTTCTCATCATTGTCACCagtcttcct
Coding sequences:
- the LOC133919091 gene encoding immune-associated nucleotide-binding protein 9-like isoform X2, giving the protein MGGSQYDDDWVLPSADITLVLVGKLGYGKSATGNSILGREAFVSEYSHASVTNTCQMGSSILKDGRIINVIDTPGLFDMTITSEDAGKEIVKCMNMAKDGIHAVLMVFSATSRFSREDSSTIETIKVFFGEKIVDHMILVFTYGDLVGESKLKNMINNAPEYLQKVVELCKNRVVLFDNMTKDQRIQAKQLEKLLDVVDSVSANNGGKPFSDQMFTRIKEVHDREKEVHGMGYSEEQISELKKEIHRTRDEQLAHITSMVEEKLNCTVEKLQKQLMEEQNARLEAEKVAHEAMRKSEEEIRKLKESLKKAQMENEEFRRMAQSNKCAIL
- the LOC133919091 gene encoding immune-associated nucleotide-binding protein 9-like isoform X1, whose product is MDGSCEISSSTVPMGGSQYDDDWVLPSADITLVLVGKLGYGKSATGNSILGREAFVSEYSHASVTNTCQMGSSILKDGRIINVIDTPGLFDMTITSEDAGKEIVKCMNMAKDGIHAVLMVFSATSRFSREDSSTIETIKVFFGEKIVDHMILVFTYGDLVGESKLKNMINNAPEYLQKVVELCKNRVVLFDNMTKDQRIQAKQLEKLLDVVDSVSANNGGKPFSDQMFTRIKEVHDREKEVHGMGYSEEQISELKKEIHRTRDEQLAHITSMVEEKLNCTVEKLQKQLMEEQNARLEAEKVAHEAMRKSEEEIRKLKESLKKAQMENEEFRRMAQSNKCAIL